Proteins from a single region of Chryseobacterium sp. T16E-39:
- a CDS encoding DUF3810 domain-containing protein yields the protein MHIYKKKRFWAGILLAQFLLFFLFSKSKTIISFFEKFFEFQKGFHQVIFSWIPFSFGDVLYILLGVFSLYFILKCFKKKSRNNALLKLLLIINLFYFSYQISWGMLYFQTPIIKKLKNQEKPNIEKAKRLAVIYLEKCKATRKLVSEDKNGIFVVHDLKNVQEEILLQQQKLPLYISDKNTTEINSIKPSLFGYVMNFTGILGYYNPFTAEAQYNSKLPSSFTPFTLAHESSHQLGFAREQEANFVGYLVGIHSENLDLRYSTEYFTLKSLLRFIVEEDPAFVKSVIRNYSIGMKKDRLYEKSFMLRHQGWLDDFFGFTNNLFLQSNQQDGSITYSYFIDLLLNYEQ from the coding sequence ATGCATATATATAAGAAAAAAAGATTTTGGGCAGGTATATTACTTGCCCAATTTCTTTTGTTTTTCCTTTTTTCAAAATCGAAAACCATCATTTCTTTTTTTGAAAAGTTTTTTGAATTTCAAAAAGGATTTCATCAGGTTATCTTTTCGTGGATTCCTTTTTCATTTGGCGACGTCTTATACATCTTACTAGGAGTTTTCTCTTTATACTTTATACTTAAATGCTTCAAGAAAAAGAGCAGAAATAATGCCTTATTAAAGCTTTTACTGATCATTAATCTTTTTTACTTTTCCTATCAGATTTCATGGGGAATGCTCTATTTTCAAACTCCGATAATTAAAAAACTTAAAAACCAGGAAAAACCTAACATAGAAAAAGCTAAAAGACTGGCCGTAATATATCTTGAGAAATGTAAAGCCACACGAAAGCTTGTATCTGAGGATAAAAACGGAATCTTTGTAGTCCATGATTTAAAAAATGTTCAGGAAGAAATTCTTTTACAACAGCAAAAACTTCCCCTATATATTTCAGATAAAAATACAACCGAGATTAATTCCATTAAACCAAGTTTATTTGGATATGTGATGAACTTTACAGGAATTCTAGGATACTACAACCCTTTCACTGCAGAAGCACAGTATAACTCTAAATTACCTTCGTCATTTACCCCTTTTACACTGGCTCATGAGAGCTCACACCAATTGGGTTTTGCAAGAGAGCAGGAAGCTAACTTTGTTGGCTATTTAGTGGGTATTCATTCAGAGAATTTGGATCTCAGGTACAGTACTGAATATTTTACGTTAAAAAGCCTTTTACGATTCATCGTTGAAGAAGATCCAGCATTCGTAAAATCCGTAATAAGGAACTATTCTATCGGGATGAAAAAAGATCGATTATACGAAAAAAGCTTCATGCTCAGACACCAGGGATGGCTGGATGATTTTTTTGGTTTTACAAACAATCTTTTTTTACAAAGCAATCAACAAGATGGCTCGATCACCTATTCTTATTTCATTGATTTACTGTTGAATTATGAGCAATAA
- a CDS encoding MFS transporter gives MSNYSKQTNWGQFIPLVTVFFFWGFVAASNDILIPVFQKAFNLTQTESMLVQICFYVAYTVGSLIYMAISKGLKQDLVNKIGYKNGLIVGLLISAAGTLLFYPAANMGSFPLMISGLFIVGLGFSLQQIVANPLAIEVGPTETGSQRLTMAGGINNLGTTIGPLIVSFAIFGSAAAANTEASIESVKIPYLILGVAFVLVAIMLKFSSLPAVTPTNLENTDDATPGEHRKSAFQYPQLVLGMIAIFVYVGVEVSTASNLPAYMEKNLGFATKDVAPYISLYWASLMIGRWTGAVEAFDLSSGFKKILRFLAPYLAFGVFLLVNAIAKHDLSHFYVYAVIIIAMIICDIMSKGNPARMLLIFSSAGIVALLTGMLTTGMVSVYAFTSVGLFCSTLWPCIFALAINGLGKHTNQGSGFLIMMIMGGGIVSIIQGYIADLTNIHFSYIVGVICFAYLAFYAIRVSGILKSQGINLDKISKGSGH, from the coding sequence ATGTCGAATTATTCTAAACAAACTAATTGGGGACAATTCATCCCATTAGTCACTGTATTTTTTTTCTGGGGATTTGTTGCAGCTAGTAATGACATTCTGATCCCAGTATTCCAAAAAGCTTTTAACTTAACTCAAACCGAAAGTATGCTCGTACAGATTTGTTTCTACGTTGCTTATACGGTCGGTTCTTTAATTTATATGGCGATCTCTAAAGGCTTAAAACAAGATCTTGTCAACAAGATCGGATATAAAAATGGTCTTATAGTAGGGCTTCTTATTTCTGCAGCAGGAACATTATTATTTTATCCCGCTGCGAATATGGGATCGTTCCCATTAATGATTTCAGGTTTGTTCATTGTAGGACTTGGATTTTCTTTGCAGCAGATTGTAGCAAATCCTTTGGCAATTGAGGTTGGTCCCACAGAAACAGGATCACAGAGATTAACAATGGCTGGAGGTATTAACAATCTGGGAACAACCATCGGTCCTTTAATTGTTTCTTTTGCTATTTTTGGTTCTGCTGCCGCAGCGAATACGGAAGCAAGCATAGAAAGTGTAAAAATACCTTATTTGATATTAGGTGTTGCCTTTGTTCTGGTTGCTATAATGCTTAAATTCTCCTCTCTTCCAGCAGTAACGCCAACTAATCTTGAAAATACTGATGATGCAACTCCTGGAGAGCACAGAAAATCAGCCTTCCAATATCCACAACTTGTATTAGGAATGATTGCTATTTTCGTATATGTGGGTGTGGAGGTTTCTACAGCAAGTAATCTACCGGCTTATATGGAAAAAAACTTAGGATTCGCTACAAAGGATGTTGCTCCCTACATCTCTTTATATTGGGCTTCTTTAATGATCGGACGTTGGACCGGAGCTGTTGAAGCATTTGACCTGAGTTCCGGCTTTAAAAAGATCTTACGATTTTTAGCTCCTTACCTTGCTTTTGGGGTGTTTTTATTGGTTAATGCTATTGCAAAACACGATTTATCCCATTTCTATGTTTATGCTGTAATCATCATCGCTATGATTATCTGTGATATTATGAGTAAGGGAAATCCGGCAAGAATGCTTCTTATATTTTCCAGCGCAGGAATCGTAGCTTTATTAACAGGGATGCTTACCACAGGAATGGTTTCTGTATACGCATTCACAAGTGTCGGTTTGTTCTGTTCTACCTTATGGCCATGTATTTTTGCCCTTGCGATCAACGGGCTTGGAAAACATACCAACCAAGGTTCTGGATTCCTTATTATGATGATCATGGGTGGAGGTATTGTAAGTATCATTCAAGGGTATATCGCCGATTTAACGAACATTCATTTCAGTTATATCGTAGGCGTAATCTGCTTCGCTTATCTGGCATTCTATGCAATTCGTGTAAGTGGAATTCTGAAATCTCAGGGAATTAATCTGGATAAAATTTCAAAAGGAAGTGGACACTAA